One stretch of Pomacea canaliculata isolate SZHN2017 linkage group LG1, ASM307304v1, whole genome shotgun sequence DNA includes these proteins:
- the LOC112575382 gene encoding LOW QUALITY PROTEIN: ras-interacting protein 1-like (The sequence of the model RefSeq protein was modified relative to this genomic sequence to represent the inferred CDS: inserted 1 base in 1 codon; deleted 2 bases in 1 codon): MPVILKTIQAEEGASFRLPMSSLASTKPGVGVTRSTKSNNDKDVHSEDHCAGQLTDGPVANPSNDRLALGIGPLNKCKPPMGRGQLSPATRARRTPFGAGNSAPSTPSTDRKGATKPSSYFDRLGLTTLVGGGSGGVAGQGSRLLSQNHLRRLLVASTSGSETRERSGGNEGGGCEMSVEACNPGVIKLYGESLVHGAQYKSVLASTRSTARELLRQALERYGLPPAEVSKYVLCETVGIIGAGDDGSGEDSDREVFRPATTSELDNSPLTEYVLASGGWTPVYHRLLHDDDRPLELHAYWRPXNGFHRRFELRRREDVARHGGSDDTSGLNDNARRIMKAKVSPVVVSSASPSSCISSAVYSHAGTFAKVPQTQPLQLIEAQSVGHNTSKQCLRLSGLIHTTRLLSLSGLARSERYPRQSGLACSSTVNRTFLCPAVCPYFLTLRGYDATKDFVIYPLKAKTLTVGRSRGQEDDIVLVADDVQDVHCRIQLHTSPPNHPHKLHKERHYWYHLQITVIDGAHVYLNGRRVDHFVTVVPGDLLGIGQHYLFLYKDLTAGYDIPQTLPWYPGAFNSSTSGFKTDTNLPTDLEANQDQPSGLNGEVLSSELHYRDKLTKYCSVGERPLFLAYARHREKDVVEYIANISCNERGDFPLTSATLLLCCYVYVARHFSNDQLTIFLKQVLEAVRNRAGVVCETLSQQKYKRVLTQRCVLVQHYVQAGKRRKPECGDPLFDLLCCLSNVTHLYSHLSSQDFRPPSSDQQPHSEVTETFHEVTQGLEEAIRFMFQQTVYSVTKELYIPVEEIVSTPSGLDTGDRCAATMARVLHVLQVTSDVVKSVGLHRLVIIQLLTYLMFYITTTVFNKLVMNGSQYLCWSVGIQLQACVSRLEDWAVSVGLGAQYLQVAEQLVALVDLLATSRHTLFRMDWHSFHKQYSPLSDAQLLRVLSGYRVGDGQRPPETWLPSQEVQHSSDDVSIAMTSHPPFVMPRDEESGNITELTPAFFQHMESVQRHFLSKEAEINVCEPSSPADKTRTSSSAFFSSQPFPDTFFTCNSPAVARPCGLHPPASPSNPSEQMLGTDVLSCTGHPQDVLSFDTYEDDLNTHCVASEQPVPIPRRGLFHTAESSHITTSFAPTEPENHENHGHGSHLLVSISNVDFWQRDLNGNATDGSFPTHLPVKTSSVTMDTTALDFIWPYTPYKQDQQGDTPPSSPRRFTGEQSLPQTQQNRPDVVQLAQHSSCSHVTRLARYPDDIYIDVSQLEASGKARHLKVLSLEDGAGPPASRGKP; encoded by the exons ATGCCGGTCATATTAAAAACG ATCCAAGCAGAAGAAGGAGCTTCCTTTAGGCTGCCCATGTCATCGTTAGCCTCTACAAAGC CTGGTGTCGGCGTCACAAGAAGCACAAAAAGCAACAATGATAAAGACGTCCACAGTGAGGACCACTGCGCCGGTCAGCTAACAGACGGGCCAGTTGCCAACCCAAGCAACGACAGGCTGGCGCTAGGTATAGGCCCACTGAACAAGTGCAAACCGCCTATGGGCCGAGGGCAGCTCTCACCTGCCACGAGAGCCAGGAGAACCCCGTTCGGAGCTGGAAACTCAGCGCCGTCCACACCCAGCACCGACAGAAAAGGGGCCACCAAGCCTTCTTCCTACTTCGACCGGCTGGGCCTGACGACGCTAGTGGGCGGCGGGAGTGGAGGAGTGGCAGGTCAGGGGTCAAGGCTTCTAAGCCAGAATCATCTCCGACGCCTGCTAGTTGCGTCTACGTCTGGCAGCGAAACTCGCGAGCGATCGGGCGGGAATGAGGGCGGAGGCTGCGAGATGTCGGTGGAGGCGTGCAACCCGGGAGTCATCAAGCTGTACGGAGAATCACTGGTCCATGGAGCGCAGTACAAATCAGTGCTGGCCTCCACACGCTCCACGGCCCGCGAGCTCCTACGACAGGCCCTCGAGCGCTACGGTCTGCCTCCCGCGGAAGTCAGCAAATACGTGCTTTGCGAGACCGTGGGCATCATCGGTGCGGGTGACGACGGAAGCGGCGAGGACAGCGATCGAGAGGTTTTCCGCCCCGCGACAACCAGCGAGCTGGACAACAGTCCCCTGACTGAATACGTGCTGGCCAGTGGCGGCTGGACGCCCGTGTATCATCGATTGCTTCACGACGACGACAGACCGCTAGAATTGCATGCGTACTGGAGGC AGAACGGCTTCCACCGTCGCTTCGAGCTGCGGCGGCGTGAGGACGTCGCGCGGCATGGCGGTTCTGACGACACTTCCGGTCTGAACGACAACGCGCGGAGAATCATGAAAGCGAAAGTGTCGCCTGTCGTCGTCTCGTCCGCGTCACCTTCTTCTTGCATCAGCTCGGCTGTTTACAGTCACGCGGGGACCTTCGCGAAAGTGCCGCAGACACAACCTTTACAGCTGATTGAAGCTCAGTCGGTCGGGCATAACACCTCGAAACAGTGTCTCCGTCTGTCGGGACTGATACACACAACAAGGCTTCTCAGTCTGTCGGGGTTGGCGCGATCAGAAAGGTATCCCAGACAGTCGGGGCTGGCATGCTCATCAACAGTCAACCGTA CCTTCTTGTGTCCCGCGGTGTGTCCGTACTTTCTAACTTTGCGTGGGTACGACGCCACCAAGGACTTCGTCATATACCCTTTGAAGGCAAAGACGCTGACAGTAGGGCGAAGCCGTGGACAAGAAGATGACATCGTCTTGGTGGCCGACGATGTGCAAGACGTCCATTGCCGCATTCAACTGCACACGTCGCCGCCAAATCATCCACACAAGCTTCACAAAGAAAGGCATTACTGGTACCATCTTCAAATAACAGTCATAGACGGGGCACATGTGTACCTGAACGGTCGTCGCGTGGATCACTTTGTCACGGTCGTTCCTGGGGATCTGCTGGGCATTGGCCAGCATTATCTGTTCCTGTACAAAGATCTGACAGCGGGGTATGATATACCCCAGACCCTGCCCTGGTACCCGGGCGCCTTCAACTCAAGCACCAGTGGCTTCAAAACCGACACGAATTTACCAACCGATCTGGAAGCAAACCAAGATCAGCCGAGCGGTCTGAATGGTGAGGTTCTTTCTTCGGAGCTCCATTATCGAGACAAGCTGACCAAATATTGCAG TGTCGGAGAGAGACCACTCTTCCTGGCCTATGCGAGGCACAGAGAGAAGGACGTCGTCGAGTACATCGCCAACATCAGCTGCAACGAACGGGGAGACTTCCCCCTGACCAGCGCGACTCTGCTGCTGTGTTGCTATGTGTACGTGGCGAGGCATTTCTCAAATGACCAGCTGACCATATTCTTGAAACAAGTACTCGAGGCAGTGCGCAACAGAGCCGGC GTAGTATGCGAAACCTTGTCTCAACAAAAGTACAAGAG AGTTCTTACACAGCGCTGTGTTCTTGTACAGCACTATGTTCAAgctggaaaaagaagaaaaccagaGTGCGGCGACCCTCTCTTCGACTTGCTGTGCTGCCTTTCTAACGTCACGCACCTGTACAGCCATCTTTCTTCCCAGGACTTCCGGCCTCCTTCCAGTGACCAGCAGCCTCATTCTGAAGTCACGGAGACCTTTCATGAGGTCACTCAAGGGCTGGAGGAGGCGATAAGGTTCATGTTTCAGCAGACTGTCTACTCCGTCACTAAG GAGCTGTACATTCCAGTGGAAGAGATTGTGTCTACCCCGTCCGGACTTGACACAGGTGACCGGTGTGCAGCGACCATGGCGCGAGTGCTGCACGTGCTTCAAGTGACGTCAGACGTCGTGAAAAGCGTTGGGCTTCACCGTCTCGTGATCATCCAGCTGCTGACATACCTGATGTTCTATATCACGACGACTGTGTTCAACAAACTGGTGATGAATG GTTCTCAGTACCTGTGCTGGTCGGTGGGCATACAACTACAAGCGTGTGTCAGCCGCCTGGAGGACTGGGCAGTATCCGTGGGGCTGGGGGCGCAGTACCTACAGGTGGCCGAGCAGCTCGTGGCACTCGTGGACCTGCTGGCAACGTCTCGACACACTCTCTTCCGG ATGGACTGGCACAGCTTTCACAAACAGTATTCTCCCCTGTCAGACGCACAGTTGCTGAGGGTACTGAGCGGATACCGGGTAGGAGACGGACAGCGGCCCCCAGAAACCTGGCTACCCTCACAGGAAGTACAACACAGTTCTGatg ACGTGTCCATAGCAATGACCTCTCACCCTCCCTTCGTGATGCCGCGTGATGAGGAAAGCGGGAACATCACTGAACTGACGCCCGCTTTCTTCCAGCATATGGAAAGCGTCCAAAGACACTTTCTGTCCAAAGAAG CAGAGATAAACGTTTGCGAACCCAGTTCACCAGCAGATAAGACCAGGACTTCCTCTTCTGCCTTCTTTTCGAGCCAACCGTTTCCAGACACATTTTTTACCTGTAACTCACCTGCGGTCGCTCGGCCATGTGGTCTTCACCCCCCAGCTTCCCCATCTAATCCCTCTGAACAAATGTTGGGGACTGATGTGCTTTCATGTACTGGTCACCCACAGGATGTGCTGAGTTTTGACACCTATGAAGATGATCTGAACACTCATTGCGTCGCTAGTGAACAGCCAGTGCCGATCCCTCGGAGAGGTCTCTTTCACACCGCAGAATCCTCACACATTACCACCTCATTTGCTCCCACAGAACCAGAGAACCATGAAAACCACGGTCACGGCAGTCATCTTTTAGTCAGCATCTCAAATGTTGACTTTTGGCAAAGAGATCTGAACGGAAACGCAACAGATGGTTCTTTTCCAACCCACCTTCCTGTCAAGACGTCAAGCGTCACCATGGACACCACAGCTTTAGACTTTATATGGCCCTATACCCCATACAAGCAGGACCAGCAGGGGGACACTCCTCCGTCCAGCCCTCGGCGGTTTACGGGGGAACAAAGCCTGCCCCAGACGCAGCAGAACAGGCCGGACGTCGTGCAGCTGGCACAACACTCGagctgcagtcacgtgaccagacttGCGCGATACCCAGACGACATATACATTGACGTGAGTCAGCTGGAGGCCAGTGGCAAGGCCCGACATTTGAAGGTTTTGTCCCTAGAAGACGGGGCAGGACCTCCAGCGTCCCGAGGTAAACCATAG
- the LOC112574837 gene encoding 2-oxoglutarate and iron-dependent oxygenase domain-containing protein 3-like isoform X1 gives MGKEDTRKRKSTRDPKPSVLPTPPRKDYRSKVIYLLLIPVTFFLIRYMLVHFLLVGDDFIQFVGKSPAREKVAVTVPCSADYNGEEFEECKPKKCGRVVMDNLVAEEDARHLLGVAKRGLSLGGSHGGASILDLHSGALSAGERFINIYSLMKQLDEQIFAEEDFRIYRKVKDLIKEAIAEEFEIPKQKLFLTKPTFFSRMNMTPPKTVHDEYWHPHVDKETYGSFHYTSLLYLSTFQDDFDGGRFVFIDKDGNKTVEPRLGRVSFFTSGSENVHFVERLKDGVRYAITVSFTCDPRQAISDPSFVMN, from the exons ATGGGAAAAGAAGACACGCGAAAGAGAAAATCTACAAG agaTCCCAAACCATCGGTGTTGCCAACACCTCCAAGGAAAGATTACAGAAGTAAAGTGATATATCTCCTCCTTATTCCTGTTACATTTTTTCTAATCCGATACATGCtggttcattttcttcttgtcggagatgattttattcagtttgtgGGGAAAAGTCCAGCCAGAGAAAAAGTTGCCGTTACAGTGCCTTGCTCTGCTGACTATAATGGTGAAGAGTTTGAAG AGTGCAAACCAAAGAAGTGTGGGCGGGTGGTGATGGACAACTTAGTTGCAGAAGAAGATGCCAGACATCTTCTTGG tgTGGCCAAGCGTGGTTTGTCTCTTGGAGGATCTCATGGAGGT gCTTCTATCCTTGATTTACACTCAGGGGCACTATCAGCAGGAGAAAGATTTATCAACATTTATAG CTTGATGAAACAGCTAGATGAGCAAATCTTTGCAGAGGAAGACTTTAGAATATACAG GAAGGTAAAAGACTTGATCAAAGAGGCGATTGCAGAAGAGTTTGAAATCCCAAAGCAAAAGTTGTTTCTCACTAAACCTACGTTCTTCTCACGCATGAATATGACTCCACCAAAAACAGTCCACGATGAGTACTGGCATCCACATGTTGACAAG GAAACATATGGCTCTTTCCATTACACATCACTGCTATACCTGTCAACATTTCAAGATGACTTTGATGGTGGGCGATTTGTATTCATTGATAAAGATGGCAATAAAACTGTGGAGCCAAGGTTAG ggagaGTGTCATTCTTCACTTCAGGCTCtgaaaatgttcattttgttgAACGATTAAAAGATGGTGTTCGATATGCCATCACCGTGTCCTTTACTTGTGACCCCAGACAAGCTATTTCAGACCCATCTTTTGTCATGAATTAA
- the LOC112574837 gene encoding 2-oxoglutarate and iron-dependent oxygenase domain-containing protein 3-like isoform X2: protein MGKEDTRKRKSTRDPKPSVLPTPPRKDYRKCKPKKCGRVVMDNLVAEEDARHLLGVAKRGLSLGGSHGGASILDLHSGALSAGERFINIYSLMKQLDEQIFAEEDFRIYRKVKDLIKEAIAEEFEIPKQKLFLTKPTFFSRMNMTPPKTVHDEYWHPHVDKETYGSFHYTSLLYLSTFQDDFDGGRFVFIDKDGNKTVEPRLGRVSFFTSGSENVHFVERLKDGVRYAITVSFTCDPRQAISDPSFVMN, encoded by the exons ATGGGAAAAGAAGACACGCGAAAGAGAAAATCTACAAG agaTCCCAAACCATCGGTGTTGCCAACACCTCCAAGGAAAGATTACAGAA AGTGCAAACCAAAGAAGTGTGGGCGGGTGGTGATGGACAACTTAGTTGCAGAAGAAGATGCCAGACATCTTCTTGG tgTGGCCAAGCGTGGTTTGTCTCTTGGAGGATCTCATGGAGGT gCTTCTATCCTTGATTTACACTCAGGGGCACTATCAGCAGGAGAAAGATTTATCAACATTTATAG CTTGATGAAACAGCTAGATGAGCAAATCTTTGCAGAGGAAGACTTTAGAATATACAG GAAGGTAAAAGACTTGATCAAAGAGGCGATTGCAGAAGAGTTTGAAATCCCAAAGCAAAAGTTGTTTCTCACTAAACCTACGTTCTTCTCACGCATGAATATGACTCCACCAAAAACAGTCCACGATGAGTACTGGCATCCACATGTTGACAAG GAAACATATGGCTCTTTCCATTACACATCACTGCTATACCTGTCAACATTTCAAGATGACTTTGATGGTGGGCGATTTGTATTCATTGATAAAGATGGCAATAAAACTGTGGAGCCAAGGTTAG ggagaGTGTCATTCTTCACTTCAGGCTCtgaaaatgttcattttgttgAACGATTAAAAGATGGTGTTCGATATGCCATCACCGTGTCCTTTACTTGTGACCCCAGACAAGCTATTTCAGACCCATCTTTTGTCATGAATTAA
- the LOC112572807 gene encoding von Willebrand factor A domain-containing protein 3A-like, translating into MENIFGISSRRRLKDVSFADDSGEEKEKADQHEREKNEEDDEVSEEEVTDITADDDEEELEEEESEDSDDTELTSGPQREWQDVEVKNARPPHPLTVTHVNQTLDLQRLNQALTMVRAEDQSSEEWLQTHCVEHLKLTLKDLVDKGRIGKLSPDQDTGKVTQHIEFDAYDVNEFEYKLNVAIETYTKRIKWLLQGSKRVFGHVKGERIAVCIDSSNANLGFGRQTVLQESLIHLLDEQLSKKKSLYLVGFGTDVEPLWPVVRDVNDRIIEEGKEWVVRLKQLGGSNLLKVMKHVMKLSNLDTIVIILGSVPDQQSELLCDFIYQMGIGMKIPLHTVAYDCSNTVTNMTLRNIAEASGGRYHCYTASCEEQIYTGTDISLLLKEIHSAQDVINKIKEMRQGMMGSALISIMNEITNEVAKLPQSRFLPRPPGHDMPLRIEVQKFQPRCSTAWLKQHGMKAKHLDLYQVLAPNAYSYREDFIPVIKRAVQSQVHEKAMVQFAWHDGSTKNIHVDLTQLFEYQKQLKEVVSLYERRVDWLASGSRRILGTIVEKNVVLVIDTSVSNVSYLVHIQHSVRLLLEQQIANKDYFNIITFGGKAKSWKPTMVRPTPENLQDAWKWVLEMQCSGSRNFLSALRLVMENDEEQKHHVFVQGIYVFTSGVPDQTQDVVISYAEETASAWGATIHTILFNVDDYDDRGAIPGRYANITRTAECLRQLAHCTGGRFHWFRETGIIESDDIQRINSEIDRALNFSRKCAMLVESVKKKYKKRTQYPAVEDVKALPLPAPQDLFKQQRALPAPKYTAFGSSSKQKEDGDEKYERRAISWRPSSASQARETNVASKQTKPRPSSAKDPMLSVRSRQVKTSHFFIEDKKHATGCVTKEYPQPKTARKGIPAPVLPELEDAVSTKEWMRVYSLSRLKLDLNHLISGPDCKHSEHIVKALRKQVSAKYCDIFPTVNIKGTLKHLQLTQHELNEYEVQVERILRRYLKRLQWLLSGSHRVFGTLTHKKLVLLVDTSGSMESRLNELKRELASLMWDQIYKMEIEFNIIQFSGSCKKWRNTIQPATESNCHDAVRWTSMLTANGNTCTLEALQLAFEDSAIEAIYLLTDGKPDTSTSLVLREVARMNADRDIPVNTISFNCSDSTANSFLHLLAQETGGRYHRCPDDFNPDMFAHKLLSEGFHDNEYPHLPDFEGDDLSRLGKEIALARKYLKQAKIYKDMYKSKTSFSEKPVITKGGKPPDQPAFVVGRPHATSK; encoded by the exons atggaaaatatttttggaataaGTTCTCGGAGAAGGCTTAAAGACGTTTCTTTTGCAGATGATTCAGG agaagaaaaggagaaggcaGATCaacatgaaagagagaaaaatgaggaAGATGATGAAGTTTCTGAAGAGGAGGTGACAGATATAACagccgatgatgatgaagaggaattggaggaggaggaaagtgAAGACAGTGATGATACTGAGTTGACTAG TGGCCCACAGAGAGAGTGGCAAGATGTGGAAGTTAAAAATGCAAGGCCTCCACATCCATTGACTGTTACACATGTCAATCAAACTCTAGATCTCCAG AGGCTTAACCAAGCACTGACTATGGTGAGAGCTGAAGACCAAAGTTCTGAAGAATGGCTACAAACCCACTGTGTTGAGCACCTGAAGCTGACATTAAAAGATCTTGTTGATAAAGGACGTATTGGCAA acTTTCACCTGACCAGGACACAGGAAAAGTGACTCAGCATATCGAATTTGATGCATATGATGTCAATGAATTTGAATATAAACTAAATGT AGCCATTGAAACTTATACAAAGAGAATCAAGTGGCTTCTTCAAGGAAGCAAAAGA GTGTTTGGACATGTCAAAGGGGAACGGATAGCTGTGTGCATAGACTCTTCCAATGCAAACTTAGGATTTGGACGTCAAACAGTTCTCCAAGAATCACTTATT CATCTGCTGGATGAACAGTTGTCCAAGAAGAAGTCACTTTACCTGGTGGGCTTTGGAACTGATGTTGAGCCCTTGTGGCCAGTTGTTCGTGATGTGAATGATCGCAT CATTGAGGAAGGCAAGGAGTGGGTTGTACGCTTAAAACAACTAGGTGGAAGCAACTTGCTAAAAGTCATGAAGCATGTCATGAAACTTTCAAACCTTGACACCATTGTCATCATTCTAGGCAGTGT GCCTGACCAGCAGTCAGAACTACTCTGTGATTTCATATATCAAATGGGTATTGGGATGAAGATTCCTCTGCACACTGTTGCCTATGACTGCAGTAACACAGTCACAAAT ATGACCCTAAGAAATATTGCTGAAGCCTCAGGGGGAAGATACCACTGTTATACTGCAAGTTGTGAG GAGCAGATTTACACTGGAACAGACATTAGCCTGCTGCTTAAGGAAATTCACAGCGCTCAGGATGTCATCAATAAGATCAAAGAGATGCGCCAGGGGATGATGGGTAGTGCTCTGATCAGCATTATGAATGAG atcacaaaTGAAGTGGCTAAACTGCCTCAGTCACGTTTCCTGCCACGTCCACCTGGTCATGATATGCCTCTGAGGATTGAAGTGCAGAAGTTCCAGCCTAGGTGCTCTACTGCATGGCTCAAACAACATGGGATGAAAG CTAAGCATCTTGATCTGTACCAAGTTCTGGCACCTAATGCCTATTCCTACCGTGAGGATTTCATTCCTGTCATCAAGCGAGCTGTTCAGTCTCAAGTTCATGAG AAAGCAATGGTTCAGTTTGCCTGGCACGATGGATCCACGAAGAATATACATGTAGACTTGACGCAACTGTTTGAGTATCAGAAGCAGCTGAAAGAGGTTGTCTCTCTTTATGAGCGACGTGTTGATTGGCTGGCCAGTGGCAGCCGCAGGATCCTTGGAACAATAGTGGAGAAAAA TGTGGTTCTGGTGATTGACACATCAGTGTCAAACGTTTCATACCTGGTGCACATCCAGCACTCTGTCCGCCTGTTGCTAGAGCAGCAAATAGCAAACAAAGATTACTTCAACATTATCAC TTTTGGAGGCAAAGCAAAATCATGGAAGCCAACTATGGTGAGACCAACACCTGAAAATCTGCAAGATGCTTGGAA ATGGGTGCTGGAGATGCAGTGCAGTGGAAGTCGCAATTTTTTGTCGGCCTTGCGTTTAGTGATGGAGAATGATGAAGAACAGAAGCACCATGTGT TTGTACAAGGAATCTATGTCTTCACCAGTGGGGTCCCTGACCAGACTCAAGATGTTGTTATCAGCTATGCTGAAGAAACAGCATCAGCATGGGGTGCTACCATCCACACAATTCTTTTCAATGTTGATGACTACGATGACCGTGGGGCCATTCCAGGACGTTATGCAAACATCACTCGTACTGCTGAGTGTCTCAGGCAGCTAGCACATTGCACTGGTGGTCGCTTTCACTGGTTCCGAGAAACAG gcATTATTGAAAGTGATGATATTCAGCGCATCAACTCAGAAATTGACCGAGCACTAAATTTCTCTCGCAAGTGTGCAATGCTTGTAGAAtctgtcaagaaaaagtacaaaaagagAACT CAGTACCCTGCTGTGGAAGATGTGAAAGCTCTGCCTCTTCCTGCACCACAAGACCTGTTCAAGCAACAGAGGGCGCTTCCTGCACCAAAATACACAGCATTTGGCAGCAGTAGCAAACAG AAAGAGGATGGGGATGAGAAGTACGAGCGGCGAGCTATTTCATGGAGGCCATCAAGTGCTTCCCAAGCCCGAGAAACTAATGTTGCATCGAAAC AAACCAAACCTCGACCATCCTCTGCCAAGGATCCAATGCTGTCTGTAAGGTCTCGGCAAGTGAAAACTTCCCACTTCTTTATTGAGGATAAAAAGCATGCAACAG GTTGTGTGACAAAAGAATATCCTCAACCAAAGACTGCGAGAAAGGGAATCCCAGCCCCTGTTCTACCAGAACTGGAGGATGCAGTGTCAACGAAAGAG TGGATGCGAGTATACAGTCTCAGCAGATTGAAGCTGGACCTAAATCACCTTATTTCTGGTCCTGACTGCAAACACAGTGAGCATATTGTCAAAGCTCTGCGAAAGCAGGTTTCAGCGAA GTACTGTGACATCTTTCCCACTGTCAACATTAAAGGAACCTTAAAACATTTGCAACTTACGCAACATGAACTGAACGAGTACGAGGTGCAGGTAGAGCGCATTCTCCGGCGCTATCTCAAGCGGCTGCAGTGGCTTTTATCTG gcagtcatcGGGTGTTTggtacactcacacacaagaaACTGGTTCTGCTTGTAGATACGTCAGGTTCTATGGAGTCACGTCTAAATGAGCTGAAGCGAGAACTTGCATCTCTCATGTGGGATCAGATATACAAGATGGAAATAGA GTTCAACATTATCCAGTTCTCTGGGTCCTGCAAAAAGTGGCGAAACACCATTCAACCTGCCACAGAGAGCAACTGTCATGATGCTGTCAGATGGACATCCATGCTGACTGCCAATGGGAACACATGCACTCTAGAGGCTCTGCAA CTGGCATTTGAAGACTCAGCCATTGAAGCAATTTACCTATTGACTGATGGCAAGCCAGACACAAGCACTTCATTAGTTCTACGAGAGGTTGCTCGCATGAATGCAGACCGTGATATCCCCGTGAACACTATCTCCTTTAACTGCTCTGACAG cacTGCAAATAGCTTTCTGCATCTACTGGCCCAAGAGACTGGAGGAAGGTACCATCGATGTCCAGATGATTTCAATCCCGATATGTTTGCTCATAAGTTGCTCTCAGAAGGCTTTCATGATAATGAG TATCCACATCTGCCAGACTTTGAAGGTGATGATCTGAGCAGATTAGGAAAAGAGATAGCACTTGCTCGAAAGTACTTAAAACAAGCCAAAATCTACAA AGACATGTACAAATCAAAAACCTCTTTTTCTGAGAAACCAGTCATCACAAAAGGGGGAAAGC CTCCTGATCAGCCAGCATTTGTTGTTGGTCGCCCACATGCCACGTCAAAGTAA